The Phacochoerus africanus isolate WHEZ1 chromosome 3, ROS_Pafr_v1, whole genome shotgun sequence genome window below encodes:
- the AP3M2 gene encoding AP-3 complex subunit mu-2 isoform X1, whose translation MIHSLFLINSSGDIFLEKHWKSVVSRSVCDYFFEAQERATEAENVPPVIPTPHHYLLSVYRHKIFFVAVIQTEVPPLFVIEFLHRVVDTFQDYFGVCSEPVIKDNVVVVYEVLEEMLDNGFPLATESNILKELIKPPTILRTVVNTITGSTNVGDQLPTGQLSVVPWRRTGVKYTNNEAYFDVIEEIDAIIDKSGSTITAEIQGVIDACVKLTGMPDLTLSFMNPRLLDDVSFHPCVRFKRWESERILSFIPPDGNFRLLSYHVSAQNLVAIPVYVKHNISFRDSSSLGRFEITVGPKQTMGKTIEGVTVASQMPRGVLNMSLTPSQGTHTFDPVTKMLSWDVGKINPQKLPSLKGTMSLQAGASKPDENPTINLQFKIQQLAISGLKVNRLDMYGEKYKPFKGIKYMTKAGKFQVRT comes from the exons ATGATTCATAGCCTTTTCTTGATCAACTCCTCTGGAGATATTTTCTTGGAGAAACACTGGAAAAGTGTGGTGAGCCGTTCTGTTTGTGATTACTTTTTTGAGGCGCAAGAGCGAGCAACTGAGGCGGAAAATGTCCCTCCAGTTATTCCCACCCCTCACCACTATCTCTTAAGTGTTTACCGTCACAAGATCTTTTTCGTGGCTGTGATCCAGACGGAGGTCCCGCCTCTGTTTGTCATTGAGTTCCTTCATCGAGTAGTGGACACATTTCAG GATTATTTTGGAGTCTGTTCAGAGCCAGTGATAAAAGACAATGTGGTTGTGGTTTACGAGGTACTGGAAGAGATGCTTGACAATGGGTTTCCATTGGCTACCGAGTCGAACATCCTCAAAGAACTGATAAAGCCTCCCACTATCCTTCGAACAGTAGTCAACACCATCACAG GAAGCACCAATGTGGGTGACCAACTTCCCACTGGGCAGCTGTCCGTGGTACCTTGGCGACGGACCGGGGTGAAATACACCAACAATGAGGCCTATTTTGATGTGATTGAAGAGATTGATGCCATCATTGATAAGTCAG GGTCCACCATCACTGCTGAGATCCAGGGGGTGATCGATGCCTGTGTCAAGCTGACTGGAATGCCCGACCTCACGCTTTCCTTCATG AACCCCAGGTTGCTGGATGATGTCAGCTTCCATCCGTGTGTTCGCTTCAAGCGCTGGGAATCTGAGCGCATCCTGTCCTTCATTCCCCCTGATGGAAACTTCCGCCTGCTCTCTTACCATGTCAGTGCACAGAA CCTGGTGGCGATTCCAGTGTACGTCAAACATAACATCAGTTTCCGGGACAGTAGTTCTCTCGGGCGCTTTGAAATAACAGTGGGGCCTAAGCAGACCATGGGGAAGACCATAGAGGGGGTGACTGTCGCCAGCCAGATGCCCAGAGGCGTCCTGAACATGAGCCTCACGCCGTCTCAGGGGACACACACGTTTGACCCAGTTACTAAG ATGCTGTCCTGGGACGTGGGAAAAATAAACCCCCAAAAGCTACCAAGCTTGAAGGGGACCATGAGTCTTCAGGCTGGAGCTTCCAAACCAGATGAGAACCCCACGATCAACCTGCAGTTTAAGATCCAGCAGCTGGCCATTTCTG gacTCAAAGTGAATCGTCTGGATATGTATGGCGAGAAGTACAAACCCTTTAAGGGCATAAAATACATGACCAAAGCTGGAAAGTTCCAAGTTCGAACCTGA
- the AP3M2 gene encoding AP-3 complex subunit mu-2 isoform X2 — protein MIHSLFLINSSGDIFLEKHWKSVDYFGVCSEPVIKDNVVVVYEVLEEMLDNGFPLATESNILKELIKPPTILRTVVNTITGSTNVGDQLPTGQLSVVPWRRTGVKYTNNEAYFDVIEEIDAIIDKSGSTITAEIQGVIDACVKLTGMPDLTLSFMNPRLLDDVSFHPCVRFKRWESERILSFIPPDGNFRLLSYHVSAQNLVAIPVYVKHNISFRDSSSLGRFEITVGPKQTMGKTIEGVTVASQMPRGVLNMSLTPSQGTHTFDPVTKMLSWDVGKINPQKLPSLKGTMSLQAGASKPDENPTINLQFKIQQLAISGLKVNRLDMYGEKYKPFKGIKYMTKAGKFQVRT, from the exons ATGATTCATAGCCTTTTCTTGATCAACTCCTCTGGAGATATTTTCTTGGAGAAACACTGGAAAAGTGTG GATTATTTTGGAGTCTGTTCAGAGCCAGTGATAAAAGACAATGTGGTTGTGGTTTACGAGGTACTGGAAGAGATGCTTGACAATGGGTTTCCATTGGCTACCGAGTCGAACATCCTCAAAGAACTGATAAAGCCTCCCACTATCCTTCGAACAGTAGTCAACACCATCACAG GAAGCACCAATGTGGGTGACCAACTTCCCACTGGGCAGCTGTCCGTGGTACCTTGGCGACGGACCGGGGTGAAATACACCAACAATGAGGCCTATTTTGATGTGATTGAAGAGATTGATGCCATCATTGATAAGTCAG GGTCCACCATCACTGCTGAGATCCAGGGGGTGATCGATGCCTGTGTCAAGCTGACTGGAATGCCCGACCTCACGCTTTCCTTCATG AACCCCAGGTTGCTGGATGATGTCAGCTTCCATCCGTGTGTTCGCTTCAAGCGCTGGGAATCTGAGCGCATCCTGTCCTTCATTCCCCCTGATGGAAACTTCCGCCTGCTCTCTTACCATGTCAGTGCACAGAA CCTGGTGGCGATTCCAGTGTACGTCAAACATAACATCAGTTTCCGGGACAGTAGTTCTCTCGGGCGCTTTGAAATAACAGTGGGGCCTAAGCAGACCATGGGGAAGACCATAGAGGGGGTGACTGTCGCCAGCCAGATGCCCAGAGGCGTCCTGAACATGAGCCTCACGCCGTCTCAGGGGACACACACGTTTGACCCAGTTACTAAG ATGCTGTCCTGGGACGTGGGAAAAATAAACCCCCAAAAGCTACCAAGCTTGAAGGGGACCATGAGTCTTCAGGCTGGAGCTTCCAAACCAGATGAGAACCCCACGATCAACCTGCAGTTTAAGATCCAGCAGCTGGCCATTTCTG gacTCAAAGTGAATCGTCTGGATATGTATGGCGAGAAGTACAAACCCTTTAAGGGCATAAAATACATGACCAAAGCTGGAAAGTTCCAAGTTCGAACCTGA